A genomic segment from Desulfurella amilsii encodes:
- the galU gene encoding UTP--glucose-1-phosphate uridylyltransferase GalU produces the protein MSKIRKAVFPVAGFGTRFLPVTKSSPKEMLPLVDKPLIHYGVKEAVDAGIEQVILITGRGKRAIEDYFDISFELEFHLKINNKEELIEEMRSISNMADFVYMRQEEPKGLGHAILRAKDVVGNEPFVVILPDDVIVNEKGAIMQLMEVYNKYNCSVLGLELVDHKETDKYGIVGGIKFEENIYKLDQFIEKPKPDEAPSDIAIIGRYIFTPKIFEALQKIPFGKNNELQLTDAIKFLSAKEAIYGKLIEGKRFDCGSKLGFLKATVEFSLQDESISEEFKQYLIEVVNA, from the coding sequence ATGTCTAAAATAAGAAAAGCAGTGTTTCCCGTTGCTGGTTTTGGAACACGTTTTTTACCCGTCACTAAGTCTTCGCCCAAAGAAATGTTGCCTTTAGTGGATAAACCTCTAATCCACTATGGCGTAAAAGAAGCAGTTGATGCAGGAATTGAGCAAGTAATACTTATTACAGGAAGAGGTAAGCGTGCTATTGAGGACTACTTTGATATATCGTTTGAGTTGGAGTTTCATTTGAAAATAAACAATAAAGAAGAATTAATCGAAGAAATGCGCTCAATAAGCAATATGGCTGATTTTGTATATATGAGGCAAGAAGAGCCAAAAGGTTTAGGTCATGCGATTTTGAGAGCAAAAGATGTGGTTGGCAATGAGCCGTTTGTTGTTATTTTACCAGATGATGTAATTGTAAATGAAAAAGGTGCAATTATGCAGTTGATGGAAGTTTATAATAAGTACAATTGCTCTGTGCTTGGTCTTGAGCTGGTTGATCACAAAGAAACTGATAAATACGGTATAGTAGGTGGTATAAAGTTTGAAGAAAATATTTATAAGCTTGATCAGTTTATAGAAAAACCAAAACCAGATGAAGCGCCAAGTGATATTGCAATCATTGGTAGATATATCTTTACACCAAAAATTTTTGAAGCATTACAGAAAATACCTTTTGGTAAAAATAACGAGTTGCAATTAACAGATGCTATAAAGTTTTTGTCCGCAAAAGAAGCAATATACGGCAAATTAATAGAAGGCAAAAGGTTTGATTGTGGTTCGAAATTAGGTTTTCTTAAGGCAACAGTCGAATTTTCCCTGCAGGATGAGTCCATTTCAGAAGAATTTAAACAATATTTAATAGAGGTTGTAAATGCTTGA
- a CDS encoding (Fe-S)-binding protein: MDERLKKEWESCVKCGLCRSVCPVFRELRQEPFVARGHISLLSDFIKGNFDFDSEKSKDYLYKCLLCTTCVEACPNDSGTDIIVELARRRIVELHGLALYKKVMAKILLNRNLMDLSALSANVLSLFLFNKNVNTSRQSASLRIKLPFFDKDRLIPPLAPKTFYNKYKSYGENPRISIFPGCLINYTYVKIGDAFINILHKLNIGYIVEKKASCCGAPIYFSGNFDDARILAKRNIDLFYDQSIDYLVVLEPTCASMMKFDYSKLFMYFDDEEYVQKALKLAEKIIDPVKYLYDNTNIEEKLKDTGLTVTYHDPCHLKRTQKVKNEPRDLIKRAAHFTEMKEADRCCGNGGTFSIDYRDLSLKIASRKIDNILNTKAQVLVTGCSACIMQLSEALHIAGHDEVKTLHTLELINQSLKGG; the protein is encoded by the coding sequence ATGGATGAAAGATTAAAAAAAGAGTGGGAATCATGCGTTAAATGTGGGCTGTGTCGTAGTGTGTGCCCAGTGTTTAGAGAACTGCGCCAAGAGCCCTTTGTAGCTCGTGGTCATATTAGTTTACTAAGTGACTTTATAAAGGGAAACTTTGACTTTGATAGCGAAAAATCAAAAGATTACCTGTATAAATGCTTGCTTTGCACAACGTGCGTGGAAGCTTGCCCTAATGATTCTGGCACAGACATAATTGTTGAGCTGGCAAGAAGGCGCATTGTAGAGCTACATGGTTTAGCACTTTACAAAAAAGTAATGGCAAAGATTTTACTAAATAGAAATCTTATGGATTTAAGTGCTCTAAGTGCAAATGTGCTTTCATTATTTTTGTTTAACAAGAATGTTAATACGTCAAGGCAGTCAGCTAGCCTAAGAATTAAATTGCCTTTTTTTGATAAAGATAGACTGATTCCTCCCCTTGCGCCAAAAACTTTTTATAACAAATATAAAAGTTATGGTGAAAACCCAAGAATATCAATATTTCCTGGTTGTTTGATAAACTATACGTACGTAAAAATTGGTGATGCTTTTATAAACATATTGCATAAATTAAACATTGGCTATATAGTAGAAAAAAAAGCAAGTTGTTGTGGCGCACCTATTTACTTTAGTGGCAACTTTGACGATGCAAGAATTCTTGCCAAAAGAAACATTGATTTGTTTTACGATCAAAGTATTGATTATTTAGTAGTTCTAGAGCCAACTTGCGCTAGTATGATGAAGTTTGACTATTCAAAGTTATTTATGTATTTTGATGACGAAGAATATGTACAAAAAGCCTTAAAATTGGCCGAAAAAATTATTGACCCCGTAAAATACCTATACGACAATACAAACATAGAAGAAAAACTAAAAGATACAGGCTTAACAGTTACGTACCATGATCCGTGTCATTTAAAGCGTACTCAAAAAGTCAAAAACGAACCTCGTGATTTAATAAAGCGCGCTGCACATTTTACAGAAATGAAAGAAGCTGATCGCTGTTGCGGAAATGGCGGTACATTTAGTATAGACTATAGAGATTTATCATTAAAAATTGCATCAAGAAAGATTGATAATATATTAAACACAAAAGCTCAAGTTTTAGTAACTGGCTGTAGTGCTTGCATTATGCAATTATCCGAAGCTTTGCATATAGCAGGTCATGATGAGGTAAAGACACTTCATACACTTGAGTTGATTAATCAGTCGCTAAAAGGAGGATAA
- a CDS encoding FAD-binding oxidoreductase has protein sequence MKFDYLKDLLKERFLDEKIDRLQYAYDATQKIYLPDCVVLPKTTQEVSRILSFANQNKVPVVAKGCASGFSGGALNVAGGIALSMELMNNILEIDLDNLIATVEPGVVNYDLQLALKPHGLFFPPDPSSWKFSSIGGNIAENAGGPKAVKYGVTKDWVLGLEVVLADGSIINVGSKNVKDVAGYNLAQLFIGSEGTLCVITKALLKLHPLAQASQTMQATFNDMELAAKTVSDIIKNKIIPSSLEFVDHQAILTVENSMKAGLPTDADAILIIEVEGSVFQIKEDLEKIEQICIKNGARVKIAHSIEEEESIWLARRSISPTLKRIADGKLNEDIVVPRSKIAEMIKKTQEIAKKYSVMIVNFGHAGDGNIHTNIMYNTKDKDEEEMAFKAMDEVFNECLKLGGSISGEHGIGITKQDYLERQVGKRTVELYKQIKLTFDPNNILNPHKMKL, from the coding sequence ATGAAATTTGATTATTTAAAAGATTTATTAAAAGAGCGTTTTTTGGACGAGAAAATCGATAGATTACAATATGCCTATGATGCAACACAAAAAATTTATCTGCCAGATTGTGTAGTACTGCCAAAAACTACTCAAGAAGTATCAAGGATACTAAGCTTCGCAAACCAAAATAAGGTACCTGTGGTAGCAAAAGGTTGTGCCAGCGGTTTTAGCGGTGGTGCATTAAATGTGGCAGGTGGCATTGCGCTTTCAATGGAACTTATGAATAATATCCTAGAGATAGATTTAGATAACTTAATTGCTACAGTGGAACCTGGTGTTGTAAATTATGATTTACAATTAGCTCTAAAACCTCACGGCTTGTTTTTCCCACCGGATCCATCAAGCTGGAAATTTTCTTCAATAGGTGGTAATATTGCAGAAAACGCAGGTGGGCCAAAAGCGGTCAAATATGGTGTTACAAAAGATTGGGTTTTGGGCTTAGAAGTGGTTTTGGCGGATGGTTCTATTATCAATGTAGGCTCAAAAAATGTCAAAGATGTAGCAGGTTATAACTTAGCTCAACTGTTTATAGGTAGCGAAGGTACGCTTTGCGTTATAACAAAAGCCCTTTTAAAGCTTCACCCACTAGCCCAAGCAAGCCAAACAATGCAGGCTACTTTTAACGATATGGAGTTAGCTGCAAAAACTGTTAGTGACATAATAAAAAACAAGATTATACCAAGCTCATTAGAATTTGTTGACCATCAAGCAATACTTACCGTAGAAAATTCCATGAAAGCGGGACTTCCTACAGATGCTGATGCAATTTTGATTATAGAGGTAGAAGGCTCTGTGTTTCAGATAAAAGAGGATTTAGAAAAAATCGAACAAATATGTATTAAAAATGGGGCAAGAGTCAAAATAGCGCATTCTATAGAAGAAGAAGAGAGCATTTGGCTTGCAAGAAGATCAATTTCACCTACGCTAAAGCGTATAGCAGATGGTAAGCTAAATGAAGACATTGTTGTACCAAGATCTAAAATTGCTGAAATGATCAAAAAAACTCAAGAAATTGCGAAAAAATATAGTGTAATGATAGTCAATTTTGGTCATGCAGGTGATGGTAATATTCACACAAATATTATGTACAACACTAAAGATAAGGATGAGGAAGAAATGGCATTCAAAGCTATGGATGAAGTGTTTAATGAGTGTTTGAAGCTGGGTGGGTCTATAAGCGGCGAGCATGGCATTGGCATCACAAAGCAAGATTACCTAGAGCGTCAAGTAGGGAAAAGGACTGTTGAATTATACAAACAGATAAAGTTAACCTTTGACCCAAACAATATACTAAATCCTCATAAAATGAAGCTATAA
- the thrC gene encoding threonine synthase, with translation MLYKSTRCGVKNISFKDAVMMGLATDGGLIVPEFVPKYDPQSIKNKNFKSIAFDIFKLYIDDIKEDDVLELIEKSYSTFDDDEITPLRQFGQFYILELFHGPTYAFKDIALQFLGNLFEHILKKRNQTLNILGATSGDTGSAAIYGLKGKKNVKVFILYPQNGVSLTQELQMCDIDDENVFPIAVNGTFDDCQYIIKEIFKDAAFKEKYHLGSINSINFARILAQIVYYYYAFLKVEKNVAFSVPTGNFGDIFAGFLAKLMGLPIEKLILATNENDILYRFVCFGEYAKNQVKKTLSPSMDIQVASNFERYLYYLYDQNCSKVKDLMQEFNKNGKLVFNDKILQIQSDFSAYRVSDEEILQTIKDFYGKYNYIIDPHTACGVKSIIDESIPAVCLATAHPAKFSQAIEKALGFSAPMPQNLAKLSTKKRKFKEDNSVEAVEHFIKEHAIS, from the coding sequence ATGTTATATAAAAGCACACGATGTGGAGTAAAAAATATTAGCTTTAAAGATGCCGTAATGATGGGGCTTGCAACAGATGGTGGCCTAATTGTGCCAGAGTTTGTGCCAAAGTATGACCCGCAAAGTATCAAAAACAAAAATTTTAAATCCATAGCATTTGATATATTTAAGCTATATATTGATGATATTAAAGAAGATGATGTACTAGAATTAATTGAAAAAAGCTATTCCACATTTGATGATGATGAAATTACTCCCTTAAGGCAATTTGGTCAGTTCTACATCCTTGAATTATTCCATGGACCTACTTATGCTTTTAAAGATATTGCTTTGCAATTTTTAGGCAACCTTTTTGAACATATCCTAAAAAAGCGCAACCAAACGCTAAATATCCTTGGTGCTACAAGTGGCGATACAGGTAGTGCGGCAATTTATGGCCTAAAAGGTAAAAAAAATGTAAAAGTATTTATACTTTACCCACAAAACGGAGTAAGTTTGACTCAAGAGCTTCAAATGTGCGACATTGACGATGAAAATGTGTTTCCTATTGCAGTAAATGGTACATTTGATGATTGCCAGTATATTATAAAAGAAATTTTCAAAGACGCTGCATTTAAAGAAAAGTACCATTTGGGCTCCATAAATTCTATAAATTTTGCTCGAATATTAGCGCAAATTGTGTACTATTACTACGCATTTTTAAAAGTAGAAAAGAATGTAGCCTTTAGCGTACCAACAGGTAATTTTGGTGATATATTTGCTGGATTTTTAGCTAAGTTGATGGGATTGCCTATAGAAAAGCTAATTTTGGCTACAAACGAAAACGATATCTTGTATAGGTTTGTATGTTTTGGTGAGTACGCTAAAAATCAGGTTAAAAAAACACTTAGCCCTTCTATGGATATACAAGTAGCAAGTAATTTTGAAAGGTACCTTTATTATCTATACGACCAAAATTGCAGCAAAGTTAAAGACTTGATGCAAGAATTTAATAAGAATGGTAAGCTCGTATTTAATGATAAAATTTTGCAAATTCAAAGTGATTTTAGTGCCTATAGGGTTAGTGATGAAGAAATTCTGCAAACTATTAAAGATTTTTATGGAAAGTACAATTATATAATAGATCCGCATACGGCTTGTGGTGTAAAATCCATCATTGATGAATCTATACCAGCAGTTTGTTTGGCTACAGCTCATCCTGCTAAATTTTCACAAGCTATAGAAAAGGCGCTTGGATTTAGTGCGCCTATGCCACAAAATCTTGCCAAACTTTCAACAAAAAAAAGAAAATTTAAAGAGGATAATAGCGTAGAGGCTGTAGAGCATTTTATTAAAGAGCATGCGATATCTTGA
- a CDS encoding MlaD family protein: MKKETIIGLFAFTIIVFFGIMTIKLGQFSFTKKPTYTLYATFSNVSGLKDKAKVTVSGVEVGYVKGIELTPQGAKVAIEVYTKYKIPKDSICSISTTGLLGETYIEITQGKSNVYLANNQTFIYSQSAVGLNNVMRGASEVLNQQNRDNLAKTLQNIAVLTANLNEVVNENRAALRATIIEAKQAMLAFDRAMSNINETVLQSRPDLKAALENAKTSMSKLNSSLNNVYAITENVKEGKGTIGGLMTKDDIYNNINNATANIDEISRKINEGKGTVGKLVNDESVYDNLNSTLKDLKEYFGRMNRILVQANIQGNYLTRGGNSMGIAGVNIYTAPDRFYRIEAVNEKNYENTSNPSSQDTKTRITAEMGKRYDNIVIRGGIIESTFGVGADYYVTPNLKLTADAFDFNHSNDIRDHNAQVRVQASYRVLRHFYLYGGVNELLNSQSRSPFIGLGMKFTNEDLKYFAGAASSIPRN, encoded by the coding sequence ATGAAAAAAGAGACAATAATAGGGCTTTTTGCTTTTACGATAATAGTATTTTTTGGCATAATGACAATAAAGCTAGGGCAATTTAGCTTTACAAAAAAACCTACATATACGCTTTATGCAACATTTTCAAATGTATCTGGTCTAAAAGATAAGGCAAAGGTTACTGTTTCTGGCGTAGAGGTAGGATATGTTAAAGGCATTGAATTAACACCACAAGGTGCAAAAGTTGCTATAGAGGTTTACACAAAGTATAAAATACCAAAAGATTCAATTTGTTCGATATCAACAACAGGCCTGCTGGGCGAAACCTACATTGAAATCACGCAAGGCAAAAGTAATGTTTATTTAGCTAACAATCAAACTTTTATTTACAGTCAATCTGCGGTTGGTCTAAATAATGTTATGCGTGGAGCAAGCGAGGTTTTAAACCAGCAAAATAGGGATAATTTGGCAAAAACACTTCAAAATATCGCAGTTTTGACGGCAAATTTAAATGAAGTGGTTAACGAAAATCGAGCTGCACTTAGAGCTACAATTATAGAGGCAAAGCAGGCAATGCTTGCTTTTGATAGGGCAATGTCAAATATAAACGAAACCGTATTGCAAAGCAGACCTGATCTCAAAGCAGCGTTAGAGAATGCAAAAACTTCAATGAGTAAGCTTAATTCTTCTTTGAACAATGTATATGCTATAACAGAAAATGTTAAGGAAGGTAAAGGCACAATTGGCGGTTTGATGACCAAAGATGATATATACAACAACATTAACAATGCAACAGCAAACATCGATGAGATTTCAAGAAAGATTAACGAAGGAAAAGGCACAGTGGGCAAACTTGTCAATGATGAGAGTGTTTATGATAATCTGAATTCTACGCTTAAAGACTTAAAAGAATACTTTGGTCGTATGAATAGGATACTTGTTCAAGCAAACATTCAAGGCAATTACTTAACGCGTGGTGGTAACTCTATGGGTATTGCAGGCGTAAATATATATACTGCACCTGATAGATTTTATAGAATAGAGGCAGTTAATGAAAAAAATTACGAAAATACATCAAATCCATCCAGTCAGGATACTAAGACACGTATTACAGCAGAAATGGGTAAGCGCTATGATAATATAGTAATAAGAGGCGGTATTATAGAGTCTACATTTGGAGTGGGTGCTGATTATTATGTAACACCTAATTTAAAATTAACAGCGGATGCATTTGACTTTAACCATTCAAATGACATAAGGGATCATAATGCGCAAGTAAGGGTTCAGGCTTCATATAGAGTATTGAGACACTTCTATCTTTATGGTGGAGTTAATGAATTGTTAAACAGCCAGTCAAGATCACCTTTTATAGGTTTGGGTATGAAATTTACAAATGAAGATTTAAAATATTTTGCTGGCGCAGCAAGCAGTATACCGCGCAACTAA
- a CDS encoding ABC transporter ATP-binding protein — MVLDGLDLNTEPGKITVILGKSGQGKSVLIKSIIGTLKPDFGEIMYNNKNLLNMKLSELNKVRMKFGVLFQEAALFDSMTVFENVAFPAIEHKLIDKKAIKDEVRRVLDLVELDNIEEKYPSELSGGMKKRVGLARAIITKPEIIFFDEPTTGLDPIVSYSIAKLIKDMKAKLNTTCLVITHDLDVANLIADYIGFLDSGKIIEFDKKEDFFNSSYPIVREFLDAFRGG; from the coding sequence ATAGTACTAGATGGTTTAGATTTAAATACTGAGCCAGGCAAGATAACTGTAATTTTAGGCAAAAGCGGTCAAGGCAAGAGTGTTTTAATAAAAAGTATAATTGGTACGCTAAAGCCAGATTTTGGTGAAATAATGTACAATAATAAAAATTTGTTAAATATGAAATTATCAGAACTTAATAAAGTAAGGATGAAATTTGGTGTATTGTTTCAAGAAGCTGCGTTGTTTGACTCAATGACAGTTTTTGAAAATGTAGCATTTCCTGCTATTGAGCATAAGTTAATCGACAAGAAGGCCATAAAAGATGAAGTTAGGCGTGTGTTAGATTTAGTTGAGCTTGATAATATAGAGGAAAAATACCCAAGTGAGCTTTCTGGTGGTATGAAAAAACGCGTAGGACTTGCCAGAGCTATTATTACAAAACCAGAAATAATTTTTTTTGATGAGCCAACAACAGGATTGGATCCAATTGTCTCGTATTCAATAGCAAAGCTAATCAAAGATATGAAAGCTAAACTAAATACCACATGTTTGGTTATTACGCATGATTTGGATGTAGCAAACCTTATCGCAGATTATATCGGTTTTTTAGATAGCGGTAAAATAATCGAGTTTGATAAAAAGGAAGATTTCTTTAATTCAAGTTACCCTATAGTTAGAGAATTTTTAGATGCATTTAGAGGAGGTTAG
- a CDS encoding MlaE family ABC transporter permease, producing MFIFTYFGSLIVNFIDQLGGIVILAAKALSNAIRGSLRLKQTIDQFYTIGVTSSFIVILTSLFIGMVEALQVYHGFQKFGAENMIGYTVAVSLGRELSPVFTALMIVARNVSAMSAEIGTMKITEQIDAMEVMAVDPINYIVTPRITATVVMLPFLVALSNVVGNIGGYIVGVFVLKVNSVAYIDNIRQYLGMSDLTYGFIKAAVFGLIISSIGCYIGLNTTKGAKGVGLSTTRAVVISSVAILVADYILSAFLF from the coding sequence ATGTTTATTTTTACTTATTTTGGAAGCTTGATAGTAAATTTTATAGACCAGCTGGGTGGGATTGTTATTTTAGCAGCAAAAGCTCTTTCGAATGCGATTAGGGGTTCACTAAGGCTAAAGCAAACAATAGATCAATTTTATACTATTGGTGTTACATCAAGTTTTATTGTAATTTTAACATCACTTTTTATTGGGATGGTTGAAGCTTTGCAAGTTTATCATGGTTTTCAAAAATTTGGTGCAGAAAATATGATAGGCTATACTGTAGCGGTCTCTTTAGGTCGCGAGCTTTCCCCTGTATTTACAGCTTTGATGATTGTTGCGAGAAATGTATCTGCGATGAGTGCAGAAATTGGAACGATGAAAATTACAGAACAGATAGATGCTATGGAAGTTATGGCAGTTGACCCTATAAACTATATTGTTACACCACGCATTACGGCTACAGTTGTAATGTTGCCTTTTTTGGTTGCCCTATCAAACGTTGTTGGCAATATTGGTGGCTATATTGTAGGTGTTTTTGTATTAAAAGTTAACTCTGTTGCCTATATTGACAACATAAGACAGTACCTGGGTATGAGTGATTTGACTTATGGGTTTATTAAAGCTGCTGTATTTGGGTTGATTATTTCTTCTATTGGTTGCTATATAGGACTCAATACCACAAAAGGGGCAAAAGGTGTGGGGCTATCTACTACAAGGGCCGTTGTGATTTCCAGTGTTGCAATTTTAGTTGCTGATTACATTTTGTCGGCATTTTTATTTTAA
- the alr gene encoding alanine racemase yields the protein MYEVRQEINLKTIRENFLNIQNYVGNKTEVIPVIKADAYGHGASAVALALKEFVKNYFAVACTEEAVELRKNHIDTNIIVLSRAGFGDIEDLYNYNLTPVVHGFSVLQDIIDFAKNKKYRFPIHIKFNTGMNRVGFNQLDLEKIVELYKKNKDYIDIVGIMSHFSNSESDIKQTTQQLNIFEEIIKSIKSYGIDPRYYHISNSGAILNYRSSHFNAVRAGIALYGYYPKKQKDNSMNIKPAMSIKSFIISKHYLKKGEGISYGPSFVANCDMQVAIVAFGYADGLFRLMSNKFGVIVNDKLCKSIGTICMDMFAVDVSDVDVKVGDEVIIMGKSKTCMVDADDLALVSSTINYEILTNIGKSLRVKRVYV from the coding sequence ATGTATGAAGTAAGGCAAGAAATAAATTTAAAAACAATTAGAGAAAATTTTTTAAATATCCAAAATTATGTTGGCAACAAGACAGAAGTGATACCAGTAATAAAAGCGGATGCCTATGGTCATGGTGCAAGTGCTGTTGCTTTAGCCTTAAAAGAGTTTGTTAAAAATTATTTTGCAGTAGCTTGCACTGAAGAAGCTGTAGAGTTGAGAAAAAATCACATAGATACAAATATAATAGTGCTAAGCAGGGCTGGTTTTGGAGATATAGAGGACTTATATAACTATAATCTAACGCCCGTTGTTCACGGCTTTTCTGTCTTGCAAGATATTATAGATTTTGCAAAAAACAAAAAATACAGGTTTCCTATACATATAAAGTTCAATACAGGAATGAATAGAGTGGGTTTTAACCAATTGGACTTAGAGAAAATTGTAGAGTTATACAAAAAAAACAAAGATTATATTGATATTGTTGGTATTATGTCGCATTTTTCAAACTCTGAATCAGATATTAAGCAGACCACTCAACAACTTAATATTTTTGAAGAAATTATTAAAAGTATAAAATCATATGGTATAGACCCAAGATACTATCATATATCAAATAGTGGTGCTATCTTAAATTATAGAAGTTCACATTTTAATGCCGTAAGAGCTGGTATTGCCCTTTATGGTTATTACCCAAAAAAACAAAAAGACAATTCAATGAATATAAAGCCTGCTATGAGCATAAAGAGTTTTATTATAAGTAAGCATTATTTAAAAAAAGGTGAAGGGATAAGCTATGGACCAAGTTTTGTTGCAAACTGTGATATGCAGGTTGCAATTGTAGCTTTTGGTTATGCAGATGGTTTGTTTAGGCTTATGTCTAATAAATTTGGTGTTATTGTAAATGATAAACTATGCAAAAGTATTGGCACAATTTGTATGGATATGTTTGCAGTAGATGTTAGCGATGTTGATGTAAAAGTTGGAGATGAAGTAATTATTATGGGAAAAAGTAAGACTTGTATGGTTGATGCAGATGATTTGGCACTAGTATCATCCACTATAAATTACGAAATCCTTACCAATATTGGAAAGAGTTTGAGGGTAAAGAGAGTATACGTATAA
- a CDS encoding succinate dehydrogenase iron-sulfur subunit, which translates to MSLNAGDKVIFKIFRYDPAKDKAPYFKDYEVTIEKKGMMVLDALNQIKWHIDGSLSFRRSCREGVCGSDGMNINGMNTTSCMAHVDDYNSNVLIIKPLPGLPVIKDLVCDFVDFFDKYYAVKPYLIEKTPPPGTERLQSIEDRAKLDGLYECILCGCCSSSCPSYWADRDYLGPSALLNATRFVLDTRDEGSDERLDTVNNIHGVWRCHTILNCIHACPKELNPTKAIASLQKEILKRTY; encoded by the coding sequence ATGTCATTAAATGCTGGAGATAAAGTAATATTTAAGATATTTAGATATGATCCTGCCAAAGATAAAGCTCCTTATTTTAAAGACTATGAAGTAACCATCGAAAAAAAAGGTATGATGGTATTAGATGCCTTGAATCAAATTAAATGGCATATCGACGGTTCTCTTAGTTTTAGAAGGAGCTGCAGAGAAGGTGTGTGTGGTTCTGATGGTATGAATATTAACGGCATGAATACGACCTCTTGTATGGCTCACGTTGATGATTATAATAGCAATGTCTTGATAATCAAGCCGTTACCTGGATTGCCTGTAATTAAAGATTTGGTCTGTGATTTTGTAGATTTTTTTGATAAATATTATGCAGTAAAGCCGTATTTGATTGAAAAAACACCACCCCCTGGGACAGAAAGGTTACAAAGCATAGAAGATAGGGCTAAACTCGATGGACTATATGAATGTATACTGTGCGGTTGTTGTTCGAGCTCTTGTCCATCTTATTGGGCTGACAGAGATTATTTAGGTCCAAGTGCTTTGCTTAATGCGACTCGTTTTGTTCTCGATACTAGAGACGAAGGTAGTGATGAAAGATTGGATACAGTAAATAACATTCATGGTGTATGGCGTTGTCATACAATACTAAACTGTATACATGCATGTCCAAAAGAATTAAATCCAACCAAAGCAATAGCTTCGCTCCAAAAAGAGATTTTAAAACGCACGTATTAA